A region from the Tahibacter amnicola genome encodes:
- a CDS encoding BlaI/MecI/CopY family transcriptional regulator, whose protein sequence is MAGKKRDIALSELQCAVMRVLWQRGEASTAEVADVLQAERGLKHTTVATLLTRLEKRGVVESRRDARQLHYRATVTEPQVRRSMVAGLLQSLFGGDAKALVSHLVDESAIESGDLDRLRRRLKGGKDHV, encoded by the coding sequence ATGGCCGGGAAAAAGCGGGACATCGCGCTGAGTGAGTTGCAGTGCGCGGTGATGCGGGTGCTGTGGCAGCGCGGCGAGGCGAGCACGGCCGAAGTGGCCGACGTGCTGCAGGCCGAGCGGGGCCTCAAGCACACGACGGTGGCCACGTTGTTGACCCGGCTGGAGAAGCGGGGGGTCGTGGAAAGTCGGCGTGATGCCCGGCAGCTGCATTACCGGGCCACCGTGACGGAGCCGCAGGTGCGCCGGTCCATGGTGGCGGGATTGCTGCAGTCGTTGTTTGGCGGTGATGCGAAGGCACTGGTGTCGCATCTGGTAGATGAATCGGCGATTGAGTCCGGCGACCTGGATCGTTTGCGTCGGCGCTTGAAAGGAGGGAAGGACCATGTCTGA
- a CDS encoding ATP-binding protein — protein MGRTPGIGHDRNTRTSASWLPRLLALLFLIACHPLHALEPTSRFGDYAIDNWNVDSGLPQVSIISITQDPTGFIWVGTQNGLARFDGLRFEVFDRRNSDGADPSNASASLTDRHGRLWFGTPTGVVVHENGRFRTIPSALSGTAVIDIVETLDGDVWVATAKGPLRYDGHSMVAAGVAGPAFSLVRDDADLWIGGAGQVTRHALTGDKRFDLPGGVSHQVNHLAVSPDGLWIGTGAGLYLLPRKGEAIVPIHVDASPDGSPLAVRVEHLYVDRDQSVWISTPPILYRRRADGSVEKIRPEDFVRNPYVVSSFEDREGNLWLGSRTEGLFRLWNGWASRLGVREGLIDPVIWSVIRDPSGNVVFGSNSNVMRLTDGALQEIVRPTDIHNSAAYELNYDQRGRLWVGTRSGLAVFDNGKVVTPPVFQELSRYQINAIVPHSENTIWLGTQDGLYRYDDAELRRIDYAAGVMPASVRNIHIGANGTVLIATENGVRRLEDGKLVAPAWAKPLEGLFVSSITTIRPGLLGITTRDAGIGLMSDEKLLLLDDRNGLPTNNSWAMLVLNGYLYATSIEGVWRVPISELPDPIAPGEHTTLAPERVLGRSTSMQHIHCCNGGARARIVADGTSVWLPAIHGAVRVETRTIAPPPLEPVVVVERLRHGDRTYQPGDIVSIDSPRRDIEVQFTALSFREPRNVLFRYRLDGYDNEWHDVGNRRSAYYTNLPPGHYTFRVEARTGNARSRFGTGGSGAKSSMDFDFVPRWFERRSVQGAAVVLLLLLAAAVPLVLRERYRKRDMHLQALVQARTRELLEANVRQSQANQALHDSNTQLATQIEERLAAERALQSRNNDLLALNHKLEGTQNQLIQSEKMASVGQLAAGVAHEINNPIGYVHSNLNSLERYVRDIMELLDYYEEYEGAEPGAQASISAELASHRKRIQLEFLREDIGNLLSESLHGIARVEKIVRDLKDFSHVGEAEWQMADVHDCLESTLNVVAHEIKYKAKLIKEYSPVPKIECLPFQLNQVFMNLLVNAAQAMEDQGEIRIHTEADEHEVRVSIADNGKGISEAHMHRIFEPFFTTKPVGKGTGLGLSVSYGIVQKHGGTIEVQSALGRGTQFTVHLPIHRPEKK, from the coding sequence GTGGGTAGGACGCCGGGCATCGGACACGATCGCAACACCCGTACTTCGGCGTCATGGCTGCCGCGTCTGCTGGCGCTCCTGTTCCTCATCGCCTGTCACCCGCTCCACGCCCTGGAGCCAACGTCGCGCTTCGGCGACTACGCCATCGACAACTGGAACGTCGACTCGGGCCTGCCGCAGGTGTCGATCATCAGCATCACGCAGGATCCAACCGGGTTCATCTGGGTGGGCACGCAGAATGGCCTGGCCCGCTTCGACGGCTTGCGCTTTGAAGTGTTCGACCGGCGCAACAGCGATGGCGCCGACCCATCCAATGCCAGCGCCAGCCTCACCGATCGCCACGGACGCCTGTGGTTCGGAACACCGACCGGCGTCGTCGTGCACGAGAACGGCCGCTTCCGCACGATTCCTTCCGCGTTGTCGGGTACTGCGGTGATCGATATCGTGGAAACCCTCGACGGTGACGTGTGGGTCGCCACCGCCAAAGGGCCGCTCCGCTACGACGGCCATTCGATGGTCGCCGCAGGCGTGGCGGGGCCGGCCTTCAGCCTGGTGAGAGACGACGCGGACCTGTGGATCGGCGGGGCCGGCCAGGTCACGCGACACGCCCTGACCGGTGACAAGCGCTTTGACTTGCCCGGCGGAGTGTCGCACCAGGTGAACCACCTGGCGGTTTCGCCCGACGGCCTGTGGATCGGAACCGGCGCGGGGTTGTACCTCCTGCCCCGCAAGGGTGAAGCCATCGTGCCGATCCATGTGGACGCCAGCCCGGACGGAAGCCCGCTGGCGGTCCGTGTCGAGCACTTGTACGTGGACCGCGACCAGAGTGTATGGATCAGCACGCCGCCGATACTCTATCGCCGCCGCGCTGATGGCAGCGTCGAAAAGATCCGGCCGGAGGACTTCGTCCGCAACCCGTACGTCGTCAGCTCCTTCGAAGACCGTGAAGGCAACCTCTGGCTGGGCAGCCGCACGGAAGGCCTGTTCCGGCTCTGGAATGGCTGGGCATCCCGGCTGGGCGTGCGCGAAGGATTGATCGACCCGGTGATCTGGAGCGTGATCCGCGATCCGTCCGGCAATGTGGTGTTCGGCTCCAATTCCAACGTGATGCGCCTGACCGATGGCGCATTGCAGGAAATCGTCAGGCCGACCGACATTCACAACTCCGCCGCGTACGAACTCAACTACGACCAGCGCGGCCGCCTCTGGGTCGGCACGCGCTCGGGACTGGCGGTGTTCGACAACGGCAAGGTCGTCACGCCGCCCGTATTCCAGGAACTGTCGCGCTACCAGATCAATGCCATCGTCCCGCACTCGGAAAACACCATCTGGCTCGGCACGCAGGATGGACTCTATCGCTATGATGACGCCGAGTTGCGCCGCATCGACTACGCCGCCGGCGTGATGCCCGCTTCCGTGCGCAATATCCACATTGGCGCCAACGGCACGGTATTGATTGCGACCGAGAACGGCGTGCGGCGCCTCGAAGACGGCAAGCTGGTGGCACCCGCCTGGGCCAAGCCGCTGGAAGGGCTGTTCGTATCGTCCATCACGACGATTCGCCCGGGCCTGCTCGGCATCACCACGCGCGACGCCGGCATCGGCCTGATGAGCGACGAAAAACTGCTGTTGCTCGACGACCGCAATGGCCTGCCAACCAATAACAGCTGGGCCATGCTGGTCCTCAACGGTTATCTGTACGCCACCAGCATCGAGGGCGTCTGGCGTGTTCCGATCAGCGAGCTGCCCGATCCGATCGCCCCCGGCGAACATACCACACTCGCGCCTGAGCGGGTACTCGGCCGTTCCACCAGCATGCAGCACATCCATTGCTGCAACGGCGGCGCGCGGGCGCGCATCGTGGCTGACGGCACCAGCGTCTGGCTGCCTGCCATACACGGCGCAGTGCGGGTAGAGACGCGTACCATTGCCCCGCCGCCGCTTGAGCCGGTGGTCGTGGTCGAACGGTTGCGCCACGGCGATCGCACCTACCAGCCGGGCGATATCGTCAGTATCGACAGTCCGCGCCGCGACATCGAGGTGCAATTCACCGCGCTCAGCTTTCGCGAACCGCGCAACGTGCTGTTCCGTTACCGCCTCGATGGTTACGACAATGAATGGCACGACGTCGGCAATCGCCGGTCCGCCTACTACACCAACCTGCCGCCCGGGCACTACACGTTCCGGGTCGAGGCACGCACCGGCAATGCGCGCTCGCGCTTTGGCACTGGCGGGTCGGGCGCGAAGTCGAGCATGGACTTCGACTTCGTGCCACGCTGGTTCGAGCGGCGCAGCGTCCAGGGCGCCGCGGTGGTGCTGCTGCTGTTGCTCGCCGCCGCCGTGCCGCTCGTGCTGCGCGAGCGCTATCGCAAGCGTGACATGCACCTGCAGGCCCTGGTGCAGGCGCGGACGCGTGAGCTGCTTGAAGCAAACGTGCGCCAGAGCCAGGCCAACCAGGCGCTGCATGATTCCAATACGCAACTGGCGACCCAGATCGAGGAACGCCTGGCCGCCGAGCGCGCCCTGCAGAGCCGCAACAACGACCTGCTGGCACTCAATCACAAACTCGAGGGCACGCAGAACCAGCTGATCCAGTCCGAAAAGATGGCATCGGTGGGCCAGCTGGCCGCCGGCGTCGCCCACGAGATCAACAATCCGATCGGTTACGTGCACTCCAATCTCAACAGCCTTGAGCGTTACGTGCGCGACATCATGGAACTGCTGGACTACTACGAAGAGTACGAGGGCGCCGAGCCCGGCGCCCAGGCCAGCATCTCAGCCGAGCTGGCATCGCACCGCAAGCGCATCCAGCTTGAATTCCTCCGCGAGGACATCGGCAACCTGCTCAGCGAATCACTGCACGGCATTGCGCGCGTCGAGAAGATCGTTCGCGACCTGAAGGACTTCTCCCATGTCGGCGAAGCCGAATGGCAGATGGCCGACGTCCACGATTGCCTGGAGAGCACGCTGAACGTCGTCGCGCACGAGATCAAGTACAAGGCGAAACTGATCAAGGAATATTCGCCGGTTCCCAAGATCGAATGCCTGCCCTTCCAGCTCAACCAGGTTTTCATGAACCTGCTGGTCAATGCGGCGCAGGCCATGGAAGACCAGGGCGAGATCCGCATTCACACGGAGGCCGATGAACACGAAGTGCGCGTGAGCATCGCCGACAACGGCAAGGGCATCAGCGAGGCGCACATGCACCGGATCTTCGAGCCATT
- a CDS encoding FAD-dependent oxidoreductase has product MDIAIVGYGTAGQAVSLFLAQQGHRLEIFERAPEPGPVGAGVLLQPTGLSVLAQLGRFEAAIACGERIHRLCGETSGGRRILDMAYAGLDPAWFGLGIQRGALFELLRDPSLTPALRAGTRIERVDSSSGLLWDDAGRKHGPYDLVIVAGGAASTLRSGAVVRRDRPYRWGALWGLCVDAERRFHGRLQQRYAAARRMAGVLPVGRLPGEPESARRVALFWSLPEDAIPAAMARDVSLWRHEVTQLWPEARPLADSIGDMRQLAPGCYRDTVLARYYEGRVAWLGDAAHSMSPQLGQGANLALLDAAALARCLAGTPNRASALAAFDRERRSHVWIYQFISRWLTPLFQSDLDRAAALRDRFFDPLARMPFLRTEMLKVLAGVKRGLFGTTGVPPLPATSAELQSPVESGAT; this is encoded by the coding sequence TTGGATATCGCCATCGTGGGTTATGGCACGGCGGGGCAGGCCGTTTCGCTGTTCCTCGCGCAGCAGGGGCATCGGCTGGAAATCTTCGAGCGGGCGCCCGAGCCGGGGCCGGTCGGCGCCGGCGTGCTGCTGCAGCCGACGGGTCTTTCGGTTCTGGCGCAACTGGGACGGTTCGAGGCCGCCATCGCCTGCGGCGAGCGCATCCACCGGCTGTGTGGCGAAACAAGCGGTGGCCGTCGCATCCTCGACATGGCCTATGCGGGGCTGGATCCGGCCTGGTTTGGTCTTGGCATCCAGCGCGGCGCGCTGTTCGAGCTGTTGCGGGATCCCTCGCTGACGCCCGCACTGCGTGCGGGAACCCGCATCGAACGCGTCGATTCGTCAAGTGGCCTGTTATGGGACGACGCCGGTCGGAAACACGGCCCCTACGACCTCGTGATCGTGGCTGGCGGCGCCGCATCGACGTTGCGATCCGGCGCGGTTGTCCGGCGCGACCGGCCGTATCGGTGGGGCGCCTTGTGGGGCTTGTGCGTCGACGCGGAACGCCGCTTCCATGGCCGCTTGCAGCAACGCTACGCGGCAGCGCGGCGAATGGCGGGCGTGCTGCCGGTGGGCCGCCTTCCGGGTGAACCGGAATCCGCGCGCCGCGTGGCGCTTTTCTGGAGCCTGCCGGAAGACGCGATTCCGGCGGCGATGGCCCGGGATGTGTCGCTGTGGCGCCACGAGGTCACGCAGCTGTGGCCCGAAGCACGGCCATTGGCGGATTCCATCGGTGACATGCGCCAGCTGGCGCCCGGCTGCTACCGCGACACGGTGCTCGCGCGTTATTACGAAGGACGTGTGGCGTGGCTCGGTGACGCGGCTCACTCCATGAGCCCACAGCTGGGCCAGGGCGCCAACCTGGCCCTGCTCGACGCGGCGGCCCTGGCGCGCTGCCTGGCCGGCACGCCGAACCGGGCCTCGGCACTGGCGGCGTTCGATCGCGAGCGCCGCAGCCACGTGTGGATCTACCAGTTCATCAGCCGCTGGCTGACGCCGCTGTTCCAGTCCGACCTCGACCGGGCAGCGGCCTTGCGCGACCGGTTCTTCGACCCGCTGGCGCGAATGCCCTTCCTGCGGACGGAAATGCTCAAGGTGCTCGCGGGCGTCAAGCGCGGCCTGTTCGGCACGACGGGCGTGCCGCCGCTGCCCGCGACGTCGGCCGAGCTTCAATCCCCGGTTGAATCGGGCGCCACGTAG
- a CDS encoding oxidative damage protection protein, with amino-acid sequence MPRTVFCVKLQREAEGLGFAPWPGELGRRVFESVSKEAWSAWLAHQTMLINENRLSPLDPAHRAFLQGEMEKYFFGEGSQKPAGYVAPDSTGD; translated from the coding sequence ATGCCCCGCACCGTTTTCTGCGTGAAGCTGCAACGCGAAGCCGAAGGACTCGGGTTTGCGCCATGGCCAGGCGAACTGGGCAGGCGCGTGTTTGAATCGGTGTCGAAGGAGGCCTGGTCTGCGTGGCTGGCGCACCAGACCATGCTGATCAATGAGAACCGTCTTTCGCCGCTGGATCCGGCGCACCGCGCCTTTCTCCAGGGAGAAATGGAAAAGTATTTTTTTGGAGAAGGCTCGCAGAAGCCGGCCGGCTACGTGGCGCCCGATTCAACCGGGGATTGA
- a CDS encoding M56 family metallopeptidase, translated as MSEPWTAAALFGATVLLHGAVLLVVVWALARLGVIGRDGTAERLWRAAVFGGVVTATLQTLLPQAPLLGQWTVPATPVAAPHTSPGAVDERAAVVLELPVASVATVVPAAQSIAVSAPSRADGPERWSTVDLLQGLLALWALVALMRIGGLLRSLRAVRRLQASAVPVTDAAVLDEVSRLAGDLGVAPVRIGLAAGIGSPLAVPGGCILLPDWALCAPVPERRAMLAHELAHIARRDPQWRLAMQAWRALAWPLPLLPMAQRELDVIAEFDCDATAARLVGDGRALAQSLARALEQRTAFPLPALALAMAAEPSPVLQRAERLLEGVPMTAPKRSLLIRLLPIAALVAATFGLPALIARSIGEELRSSSECTGSGACTVTQVRRTGNVLTAHLERDGRELTYQSTGEVRFADDESDIASLASGTAWIEEVHKGVKRRMEYTAGSGAPARRYLRDGNEAPIDADARAWLAAAIPFVLREAGIDAKARAARIYARGGARAVFDEVALIHSEHSRTEYLLHLADHPDLKPAELDAVLAAAKAIESEYEQRNLLSVVIQRPSISDEQLAAAIGVAAEMDSSYERRELLALVAPRVANQPRLRTAWLAATASMDSDFERRTALEALVSAIKGDAALADVLATLKSFDADFEKREVLTDIAKKVQDVDGIAPAYAEAARTIESAFERREAITALLRPTALKAPAVMALLDATADIDSDFEQVEVLVKLARVMPDDEAVRRRYLEVASKLSDFQREEAEAAVGVRRE; from the coding sequence ATGTCTGAACCCTGGACTGCCGCCGCGCTGTTCGGCGCGACAGTACTCCTGCATGGCGCTGTGTTGCTGGTCGTGGTGTGGGCGCTGGCGCGGCTGGGCGTTATTGGTCGCGATGGTACTGCCGAGCGCCTGTGGCGAGCCGCGGTGTTTGGTGGCGTCGTCACGGCGACGCTGCAGACCCTGCTGCCCCAGGCGCCGCTGCTGGGCCAGTGGACGGTGCCGGCGACGCCCGTGGCGGCACCGCACACGTCGCCGGGAGCCGTGGACGAGCGCGCGGCGGTTGTGCTGGAGCTGCCAGTCGCGTCGGTTGCCACCGTGGTGCCTGCTGCGCAGTCGATAGCGGTGTCCGCACCGTCGCGTGCGGACGGGCCGGAGCGCTGGTCGACCGTGGACCTGCTGCAGGGGCTGCTGGCGCTCTGGGCGCTGGTTGCCCTTATGCGCATCGGCGGCCTGCTGCGCAGCCTGCGCGCGGTCAGGCGTCTACAGGCATCGGCGGTTCCGGTGACAGACGCCGCGGTGCTGGATGAGGTTTCGCGGCTGGCCGGCGACCTCGGTGTCGCGCCGGTGCGTATCGGCCTGGCCGCTGGCATTGGCAGCCCGCTGGCTGTTCCCGGCGGATGCATCCTGCTGCCGGACTGGGCGCTTTGCGCGCCGGTGCCCGAACGCCGCGCCATGCTGGCCCATGAGCTGGCACATATCGCGCGGCGTGATCCGCAGTGGCGCCTGGCCATGCAGGCCTGGCGCGCGCTGGCCTGGCCCTTGCCGCTGCTGCCGATGGCACAGCGCGAGCTGGATGTGATCGCCGAGTTCGACTGTGACGCAACCGCGGCGCGCCTGGTCGGCGACGGTCGTGCACTGGCGCAGAGTCTGGCGCGCGCGCTGGAGCAACGCACCGCATTTCCCTTGCCGGCCCTGGCACTGGCCATGGCCGCCGAACCTTCCCCTGTACTGCAACGCGCTGAGCGCCTGCTCGAAGGAGTTCCGATGACTGCCCCGAAGCGTTCACTTCTCATCCGCCTGTTGCCAATCGCGGCGCTGGTGGCGGCGACGTTCGGACTGCCGGCGCTGATCGCCCGGTCGATCGGCGAAGAATTGCGTTCCAGCAGCGAATGCACTGGCAGCGGGGCCTGCACGGTGACCCAGGTGCGCCGCACCGGCAACGTGCTGACGGCGCACCTGGAGCGCGATGGTCGCGAACTGACCTACCAATCCACCGGCGAAGTGCGGTTTGCGGACGATGAATCCGACATTGCCTCGCTCGCCAGCGGCACCGCGTGGATTGAAGAGGTCCACAAGGGGGTGAAGCGCCGCATGGAATACACCGCGGGATCGGGCGCGCCGGCACGTCGCTATCTGCGCGATGGCAATGAAGCCCCCATCGACGCGGACGCGCGCGCCTGGCTGGCGGCTGCCATTCCCTTCGTGCTGCGCGAGGCCGGCATTGATGCGAAGGCGCGCGCCGCCCGCATCTATGCCCGGGGTGGCGCACGCGCCGTGTTCGACGAAGTGGCACTGATCCACTCGGAGCACTCGCGCACCGAATACCTGCTGCACCTGGCCGATCATCCCGACCTCAAGCCGGCAGAGCTCGACGCCGTGCTCGCGGCGGCCAAGGCCATCGAATCGGAGTACGAGCAGCGCAACCTGCTGTCTGTGGTCATTCAGAGGCCGTCGATTTCGGATGAACAGCTCGCAGCAGCGATCGGGGTGGCGGCTGAGATGGATTCGTCCTATGAGCGACGCGAACTCCTGGCGTTGGTCGCGCCCCGCGTGGCGAACCAGCCGCGGCTGCGTACGGCCTGGCTGGCCGCTACCGCGTCGATGGATTCGGATTTTGAGCGTCGCACGGCGCTGGAGGCCCTCGTCTCCGCCATCAAAGGGGATGCGGCGCTCGCGGATGTGCTGGCGACCCTCAAATCTTTCGATGCGGATTTCGAGAAGCGCGAGGTGCTGACGGACATCGCGAAGAAGGTGCAGGACGTGGACGGTATCGCACCGGCTTATGCGGAAGCCGCGCGCACGATCGAGTCGGCCTTCGAGCGGCGCGAGGCCATCACCGCACTGCTGCGCCCGACCGCGCTCAAGGCACCGGCCGTAATGGCCCTGCTCGACGCCACGGCCGACATCGATTCGGATTTCGAACAGGTCGAAGTGCTGGTGAAGCTGGCCCGCGTCATGCCTGACGATGAGGCGGTGCGCCGTCGCTATCTGGAAGTCGCTTCGAAGCTGTCGGATTTTCAGCGCGAAGAGGCCGAGGCGGCTGTCGGGGTGCGGCGCGAATAG
- a CDS encoding DUF6491 family protein gives MFRPLFAGIAAAMALCLALPAQAITDREAARLAEYERFAGDPVQDMPYWRLQGYESLGDEAVVVWTAVNKAWLIKVRPPCTELAWSHSIGLTSSLHKVSAKFDHVLAGRDRCFIASIQPVDYKSLRAERKRLRAEARSTR, from the coding sequence ATGTTTCGTCCATTGTTCGCTGGAATTGCCGCTGCCATGGCGTTGTGCCTGGCGCTGCCGGCCCAGGCCATCACGGATCGCGAAGCGGCGCGGTTGGCCGAATACGAGCGATTTGCCGGCGATCCCGTCCAGGACATGCCGTACTGGCGCCTGCAGGGCTACGAGTCGCTGGGCGATGAGGCGGTGGTGGTCTGGACGGCCGTGAACAAGGCCTGGCTGATCAAGGTGCGGCCACCGTGTACGGAACTGGCCTGGTCGCATTCGATCGGCCTGACCTCTTCCCTGCACAAGGTCAGTGCGAAGTTCGATCATGTCCTGGCCGGGCGTGACCGCTGTTTCATCGCCTCGATCCAGCCGGTCGATTACAAATCACTCCGGGCCGAGCGCAAGCGCCTGCGCGCCGAGGCCAGGTCAACGCGTTGA
- the purN gene encoding phosphoribosylglycinamide formyltransferase, with product MSAPFRIAVLISGRGSNLQALIDAQQAGALPVEILLVASNKATAEGLRKAEAAGIPTLALDPAVYPDRASYDHALFSRVAASGPDLIVLAGFMRIIDPAAVAGWHGRMINIHPSLLPKYPGLKTHQRAIAAGDTVHGASVHFVTAELDGGPVIAQVELPILPGDTPDALAERLLRHEHRLLCHCVAQIAAGRITLGDSGVLVEGQPLGEPLRLFAD from the coding sequence GTGAGCGCACCGTTTCGCATCGCTGTCCTGATCTCCGGCCGCGGCAGCAACCTGCAGGCGCTGATCGATGCGCAGCAGGCGGGCGCACTGCCGGTGGAAATCCTCCTGGTAGCCAGCAACAAGGCCACGGCCGAAGGCCTGCGCAAGGCCGAGGCGGCCGGCATCCCGACTTTGGCCCTCGATCCGGCCGTATATCCGGACCGGGCAAGCTACGACCATGCCCTCTTCAGCCGGGTGGCCGCGAGCGGGCCGGACCTGATCGTCCTGGCCGGCTTCATGCGGATCATCGACCCGGCCGCCGTCGCCGGCTGGCACGGCCGGATGATCAACATCCACCCGTCGCTGCTGCCCAAGTACCCCGGCCTCAAGACGCACCAGCGTGCGATCGCCGCGGGCGACACCGTGCATGGCGCAAGTGTTCACTTCGTGACGGCCGAGCTCGACGGCGGGCCCGTCATCGCCCAGGTGGAGTTGCCCATCCTGCCTGGCGATACACCCGATGCCCTGGCCGAGCGCCTGCTGCGGCACGAGCACCGGCTGCTCTGCCACTGTGTCGCCCAGATCGCCGCCGGTCGCATCACCCTCGGAGACAGCGGCGTGCTGGTCGAGGGCCAGCCCCTGGGCGAACCGCTGCGCCTGTTCGCCGACTGA